The Sulfurimonas hydrogeniphila genome includes a window with the following:
- a CDS encoding TonB-dependent receptor — protein sequence MIGFCTALFSQELHSLLDAYKKESDLSKVTKRDTSGFLEIYTREDLERMQAHNLLDVLKTVPGLYLKRGANNLTLFTTASAQSTPVTFSRIYINDHDMTSSSFGSGFLIWGEMSIEYIDHIEIYKATSSMEFGNENASIIVKLYTKDAARDNGSKVRIIGDSRGGYDANIYTTDITKNSISYFAYANSDNILRKTYHNTYNNKTYDFKSDKKGYNLYGSLGYKDYKLEFGKYYKKNDSFIGIGTHKTPEG from the coding sequence GTGATAGGTTTTTGTACAGCACTTTTTTCCCAGGAGCTCCATTCTCTGCTTGATGCCTACAAAAAAGAGTCTGATCTCTCAAAAGTAACAAAAAGAGACACCTCGGGATTTCTTGAGATATATACAAGAGAAGACCTTGAAAGAATGCAGGCACATAACCTTCTGGATGTTTTAAAAACAGTACCGGGTCTCTATCTCAAGAGAGGGGCAAACAACCTGACACTTTTCACAACAGCCTCTGCCCAGAGTACACCTGTCACTTTTTCAAGAATTTACATCAATGACCATGATATGACATCCAGCTCTTTTGGAAGCGGGTTTTTAATCTGGGGTGAGATGTCTATAGAGTATATTGACCACATAGAAATTTACAAAGCAACCTCTTCCATGGAGTTCGGAAATGAAAATGCTTCAATCATTGTCAAACTCTACACAAAAGATGCGGCGCGTGACAACGGTTCAAAAGTAAGGATAATAGGCGATTCGCGAGGAGGCTATGATGCCAACATCTATACAACCGATATCACAAAAAACAGTATAAGCTATTTTGCTTATGCCAACAGTGACAATATACTCAGAAAAACGTATCATAACACCTATAACAACAAAACATATGATTTTAAAAGTGATAAAAAAGGGTACAATCTTTACGGCTCTCTCGGCTATAAAGATTATAAACTGGAATTTGGAAAATATTATAAAAAAAATGACAGTTTTATAGGGATAGGAACACACAAAACACCCGAGGGATGA
- a CDS encoding putative bifunctional diguanylate cyclase/phosphodiesterase, with protein sequence MKNLAKIYFFIFILIAVGIGYLYFSLQHTTQKLSANVNRLFIQQANEFAKNISREITQQLPQDENFFDALFEGEYLREELEREISLIATDTYKYVFVLYRDESGTYRYLLDGSKKDKGEFGEKLHVNKEIWDQVWKNARSHVFYHKQVETLWVTYLYPVVIDGKTQAIIAIDFSNNIEKQIHEALLPLKTILFSIFAAIFLMFIVILLQLYFTYKTKKENLTDPLTGAYNRNYLREFLNNVQIENYKILMVDIDHFKQVNDTYGHQTGDKILQEVSKIIKNTIRDEDRLIRFGGEEFIIFIKKSRGLASECKVAKRIRENIAATNFHYNNQDLRITVSIGVTCRPQTFKTVSDAIKHADEMLYVAKRDGRNQVVLDAVNRQKEAGKQKLLPVYEVQEAIEEGRVVCYYQPIFHIKSRKIHKYEALVRIQNRDGSITPPMEFLPVVMHTNIYNLLTKTILGIVFEKIKENRVSISINLNFSDIIDKNIFSLILNELEQNKEYAHWLIIELLEYEPLDNSSEIFIKNLQSIKACGVKIAIDDFGSGFANYTLFQSLPIDIVKIDASIIKNIDTPNISKSITESILTLTNALNIETVAEFVHSLSVLKTLEDMNIDYAQGYYLGKPEATISIL encoded by the coding sequence ATGAAAAATTTAGCAAAAATATATTTTTTTATTTTTATTTTAATCGCTGTTGGTATCGGATATCTCTATTTTTCGCTGCAGCATACGACACAAAAATTATCTGCAAATGTCAACAGACTCTTTATACAGCAGGCAAACGAATTTGCAAAAAACATATCCCGTGAGATAACACAGCAGCTGCCGCAAGATGAAAATTTTTTTGATGCACTTTTTGAGGGAGAGTATCTCAGAGAAGAGTTGGAACGGGAAATAAGCCTGATTGCAACAGATACTTACAAATATGTTTTTGTGCTCTACAGAGATGAATCGGGAACCTACAGATATCTCCTCGACGGCAGCAAAAAGGACAAAGGCGAATTTGGAGAGAAACTGCATGTAAACAAAGAGATATGGGATCAGGTCTGGAAAAATGCCCGCAGTCATGTTTTTTATCACAAACAAGTGGAAACTCTTTGGGTTACCTATCTTTATCCTGTTGTAATAGACGGAAAAACGCAAGCGATCATTGCCATAGATTTTTCAAACAATATAGAAAAACAGATACATGAAGCACTGTTACCGCTGAAGACAATCCTTTTTTCAATTTTTGCCGCTATTTTTCTCATGTTTATTGTCATACTGCTGCAACTCTATTTTACTTATAAAACAAAAAAAGAAAATCTTACAGATCCGCTTACCGGAGCATACAACAGAAACTATTTACGGGAATTTTTAAACAATGTACAGATAGAAAACTATAAAATACTGATGGTGGATATAGATCACTTTAAGCAGGTCAATGATACATACGGGCACCAGACAGGGGATAAAATACTTCAGGAAGTCTCCAAAATTATAAAAAATACAATCCGCGATGAAGACAGGCTCATCCGTTTCGGCGGTGAAGAATTTATCATATTTATCAAGAAAAGCAGAGGTCTGGCTTCTGAATGCAAGGTTGCAAAGAGAATCAGAGAAAATATTGCTGCTACAAATTTTCATTATAACAACCAGGATCTTCGCATCACTGTTTCCATAGGCGTTACATGTAGACCGCAAACATTTAAAACGGTAAGTGATGCCATCAAACATGCAGACGAAATGCTCTATGTCGCCAAAAGAGACGGGCGCAACCAAGTTGTATTAGATGCTGTAAATAGGCAAAAAGAAGCAGGAAAACAGAAACTCCTTCCGGTGTATGAGGTACAAGAAGCAATAGAAGAGGGAAGAGTTGTTTGCTATTATCAACCTATTTTCCATATAAAAAGCAGAAAAATTCATAAATACGAAGCACTTGTGAGAATTCAAAACAGAGACGGCAGTATTACTCCCCCGATGGAATTTTTGCCGGTTGTCATGCATACAAACATATACAATTTACTGACAAAAACTATCTTAGGCATTGTTTTTGAAAAAATCAAAGAGAACAGAGTTTCTATAAGTATCAATCTAAACTTTTCGGATATTATTGACAAAAATATATTTTCACTGATTCTCAATGAATTGGAACAAAACAAAGAATATGCCCACTGGCTTATTATAGAGTTACTGGAGTATGAACCACTCGATAATTCAAGTGAAATATTTATAAAAAACCTGCAAAGCATTAAAGCCTGCGGTGTAAAAATAGCTATAGATGATTTTGGAAGCGGATTTGCCAACTATACACTGTTTCAGTCACTGCCGATAGACATTGTCAAAATAGATGCCTCTATTATCAAAAATATAGATACACCAAACATCTCTAAATCAATTACAGAGTCTATTCTCACTCTGACAAACGCACTCAACATTGAAACTGTGGCTGAATTTGTCCATTCGCTAAGTGTTTTAAAAACCCTTGAAGATATGAATATTGATTATGCGCAGGGATATTATCTGGGCAAGCCCGAAGCGACAATCAGTATTTTATAA
- a CDS encoding GGDEF domain-containing protein yields MNKILDFFILEKESDFCNRRSVVIKFALIATIVLFSLFACINLLIGQYWAAIIDSVSAVVSILSYIYMQKTGNILLSVRIVTFNVVVFFLVFAYISQASHFSLIWTIFVPVFAIISNGKKAGLYFSLLFYTFLFALAYHYINVWNGGEWHFTDWVRLVLASTILTLCMYIYEALLDAAQQDLQLARAKERQRSEDLHQQSVTDQLTGLYNRRYYDNMINKLSFLAKRQDLYITFFILDIDYFKYYNDYYGHIKGDETLIQVANVLREHIQRGDDFVFRLGGEEFAGIILSNEKEKTHQWVSQLTAIIENLKIEHKASEISDFLTVSIGIATLEHLDGEKNIDLLYKYADKALYAAKYSGRNRSLVSQDS; encoded by the coding sequence ATGAATAAAATATTAGATTTTTTTATCCTGGAAAAAGAGAGTGATTTTTGTAACAGACGTTCTGTTGTTATAAAATTTGCCTTGATTGCCACTATTGTTCTCTTTTCACTTTTTGCCTGTATCAACCTTCTCATTGGGCAGTACTGGGCAGCGATTATAGACTCCGTCTCTGCCGTAGTCAGCATACTCTCTTATATTTATATGCAAAAAACGGGCAATATTCTTCTGTCTGTCCGTATAGTGACTTTCAATGTTGTTGTCTTTTTTCTTGTTTTTGCATATATTTCACAGGCCTCTCATTTCTCTTTAATCTGGACTATTTTTGTTCCTGTTTTTGCCATTATCAGTAACGGCAAAAAAGCTGGGTTGTATTTTTCACTCCTGTTTTACACCTTTCTTTTTGCTCTTGCCTACCATTACATCAATGTATGGAATGGAGGAGAGTGGCACTTTACAGACTGGGTACGACTGGTCCTTGCTTCCACAATTCTCACACTTTGTATGTATATTTATGAAGCCCTTTTGGATGCGGCACAACAGGACTTACAGCTTGCAAGAGCCAAAGAGCGCCAAAGAAGCGAAGATCTGCATCAGCAGTCTGTTACCGATCAGCTCACCGGTTTGTACAACAGAAGATATTATGACAATATGATCAACAAACTCTCTTTTTTGGCAAAACGCCAGGATCTTTATATCACTTTTTTTATTTTGGATATTGATTATTTTAAATACTATAATGATTATTACGGGCATATAAAAGGTGATGAAACACTCATACAGGTAGCAAATGTACTCCGAGAACACATACAAAGAGGCGATGATTTTGTTTTCAGGCTCGGAGGGGAAGAGTTTGCGGGTATCATTCTTTCAAACGAAAAAGAAAAAACACATCAGTGGGTATCTCAACTCACTGCAATTATAGAAAATCTGAAAATAGAGCACAAAGCCTCTGAAATATCAGATTTTTTGACTGTAAGTATAGGAATCGCCACCCTTGAGCATCTTGATGGTGAAAAAAATATTGATTTACTCTATAAATATGCCGACAAGGCTCTGTATGCCGCCAAATACAGCGGCCGCAACAGAAGCCTGGTCAGTCAGGATTCGTAA